The proteins below come from a single Chitinophaga pinensis DSM 2588 genomic window:
- a CDS encoding two-component regulator propeller domain-containing protein, translating to MFHALSRAYFRFSAHCLTRYAAFFRCALLGVLLLSVAPVFSQAPVLHFRHLTNEQGLSNSTIETIFQDSRGFMWFGTRDGLNKYDGYQIVVYRYNAADSTSISDNYIRCIYEDREGVIWVGTQNGLNRFDAGKNSFTRFRTRPGGQGVLSNNQVTCIYEDAQRRLWIGTYGGGLNLYKRESGTFSSFRHSGGESGQFSDDRVNAFCEDAKGRFWLATGMGLVEFDRTRYQLIEASPYNGRRQAIRTIRNDHQDNLWLGTEEDGLLCYHPDSGTYQLYSHREQEQGSISTNQIRAILPDRQGNIWIGGVNGGLNLLNPESNSFYHYQNEPEYPRSLSQRTVSALFEDKQGIIWIGTHRGGINIYVPGAEKFRLYQQQVKQNSLSYNDVKAFCEDGKGRIWIGTDGGGLNLMDRNSQTFRHYQYDAFNKNTIGSNEVLSITEDRTGNLWVGTWGGGLNLYHPGTESFTRFVNNPADPQSIPSNYVQKVLEDSRGQLWIATYYGGVSIYDRNRQQFTRFTGTGNTRLSGNNAVSMTEDKKGRIWIGTDDGGLNCYDPASGKISWYFIAGEKKPDLRVLFTDSQGRLWAGQSGLYLYNETADSFALYTNEAGLGTAFIKGMTEDKAGNFWISTSNGITCYHPDQHQYKQYNTGDGLQGLEFEANAYLQTKDGLMLFGGINGFNAFYPGEIRTNNYLPPVYLTDLQVANQRMLPGMKGSPLLQDVSVTDKIRFDYRQSSFSFSFATLDYTAPGNNQYAYKLDGWDKDWNYVGNERKAAYTNLNPGTYVFHVKASNSDGVWNEKGTSVVVVIEPPFWRTWWFILLLSAAILYAVYRILAFRRASELKKISEKKKEEVHQLKLQFFTNISHEFRTPLTLILGPLEKMIRDAKDNGQLHYFKLMQKNAYRLLDLVNEVMDFRKVESGVLQLKVMPANPALFLEEIAEEFREWAVEKQIRFTVNTVQPPEEAWFDNQVLEKIIYNLLSNAFKYTPAGGVITLEMRSSLEEIKPSFPHELAVQNEYKTDAYLHIRVVDNGIGISKESIEHLFERYFRVNENHLGSGIGLAFVKSLTFLHKGSIHVYSERKQGTEFIISIPYQKEDYAEGERWMGDPAKTARQLESLISNQRYTLTQPVENGVSEVEEDTGHSQASLATILVVDDNSELREFLKGALLPTYRIIEASDGQMGFEKAKAEMPDIIISDVMMPVLDGIAFCKLVKDNLETSHIPFIMLTAKTALSSNIEGAASGADFYFGKPLSIELLLITIRNTLEQRRKARERFLKDYYYEAKELVTSTKDKEFMDTLLEKIEEHLMDPDFDISVLCSSMGMSKTNLYQKIKQLTGQSTGDFVRTIRLKKAAYIMSHEDVPLSEVILRIGIQTQSYFTKAFKKEFGKTPTQFLQELKQ from the coding sequence ATGTTCCACGCTTTATCCCGGGCGTATTTCCGCTTTTCTGCTCATTGCCTGACACGTTACGCAGCGTTCTTTCGCTGTGCCTTACTGGGCGTCTTATTGTTGTCTGTTGCGCCGGTATTTTCCCAGGCACCGGTCCTTCATTTTCGTCACCTGACCAATGAACAGGGACTGTCAAATAGTACGATTGAGACGATTTTCCAGGATAGCCGGGGCTTTATGTGGTTTGGTACCAGGGACGGTCTAAATAAATATGATGGTTATCAGATCGTTGTGTATCGATATAATGCTGCAGACAGTACCAGTATCAGTGATAATTATATCAGGTGTATCTATGAAGACAGAGAAGGCGTCATCTGGGTCGGTACCCAGAATGGTCTGAACCGGTTTGATGCCGGGAAGAACAGTTTTACCCGTTTTCGCACCCGGCCAGGGGGGCAGGGGGTGTTGAGCAATAACCAGGTGACCTGTATTTATGAAGACGCGCAACGCCGTTTATGGATTGGTACCTATGGCGGAGGACTGAATTTGTATAAACGGGAGTCGGGTACCTTTTCCAGTTTCAGACATAGCGGAGGTGAATCAGGGCAGTTTTCTGACGATCGGGTGAATGCCTTCTGTGAAGATGCCAAAGGCCGTTTCTGGCTGGCAACGGGGATGGGATTGGTAGAGTTTGACCGTACAAGGTATCAATTGATCGAAGCGTCTCCTTATAATGGGAGAAGGCAGGCTATCCGGACCATCCGGAATGATCATCAGGACAATCTATGGTTAGGCACGGAAGAAGATGGTCTCCTCTGTTATCATCCTGATAGTGGTACCTACCAGCTGTATAGTCACCGGGAACAGGAACAAGGCAGTATATCCACTAACCAGATCCGGGCGATCCTTCCCGACCGTCAGGGGAACATCTGGATAGGAGGCGTTAACGGCGGATTGAACCTGCTGAACCCGGAAAGTAATTCCTTCTATCATTATCAGAATGAACCGGAATATCCCCGGAGTTTGTCACAACGTACCGTGTCTGCGCTCTTTGAAGACAAACAGGGAATTATATGGATAGGCACGCACCGGGGGGGTATCAATATATATGTGCCAGGTGCAGAGAAGTTCAGGCTCTACCAGCAGCAGGTGAAACAGAATAGTCTGAGTTACAATGACGTGAAGGCTTTTTGTGAGGATGGGAAGGGGAGGATCTGGATAGGAACTGATGGCGGCGGACTGAATCTGATGGATCGCAACAGCCAGACCTTCCGGCATTATCAATATGACGCTTTTAATAAGAACACGATCGGATCGAATGAGGTGCTGAGTATTACGGAAGACCGGACGGGCAATCTCTGGGTAGGTACCTGGGGCGGAGGCCTGAACCTGTATCACCCCGGCACGGAGAGCTTTACCCGATTTGTTAATAATCCGGCTGACCCGCAGAGTATTCCTTCCAATTATGTACAGAAGGTACTGGAAGATAGCAGGGGCCAGTTGTGGATAGCTACTTATTATGGCGGGGTGAGTATCTATGATCGTAATCGTCAGCAGTTCACCCGTTTTACCGGGACGGGGAATACCCGTCTGTCTGGTAATAATGCAGTGTCCATGACAGAAGATAAAAAAGGGCGGATCTGGATCGGAACAGATGATGGTGGATTGAATTGTTATGATCCCGCGAGCGGAAAGATATCCTGGTATTTTATTGCAGGAGAGAAAAAGCCGGATCTGCGGGTGTTGTTTACGGACTCCCAGGGAAGGTTGTGGGCCGGACAATCAGGATTGTACCTGTATAATGAGACGGCAGATAGTTTCGCCTTGTATACAAATGAAGCCGGATTAGGGACAGCCTTTATCAAAGGTATGACAGAAGATAAGGCGGGTAATTTCTGGATCTCTACTTCGAATGGTATCACCTGTTATCATCCGGATCAGCATCAATATAAACAGTATAATACGGGAGATGGGTTACAGGGGTTGGAATTTGAAGCGAATGCCTATCTGCAGACAAAGGACGGTCTGATGTTATTTGGCGGCATCAACGGTTTTAACGCATTCTACCCGGGGGAGATTCGCACGAATAATTATCTGCCGCCAGTTTATCTGACCGATTTGCAGGTCGCTAATCAGCGCATGTTACCTGGTATGAAGGGTTCGCCATTGTTACAGGATGTGAGTGTGACGGATAAGATCAGGTTTGACTACCGGCAGTCTTCTTTTTCGTTCAGCTTCGCCACATTGGATTATACCGCTCCCGGCAATAACCAGTATGCATATAAACTTGATGGTTGGGATAAGGACTGGAATTATGTGGGGAATGAGCGCAAGGCCGCTTATACAAATCTGAATCCTGGTACCTATGTGTTTCATGTAAAAGCTTCGAATAGTGATGGCGTATGGAATGAAAAAGGTACGTCTGTGGTGGTGGTGATTGAACCGCCGTTCTGGAGAACCTGGTGGTTCATCTTACTGCTTTCTGCTGCCATTCTGTATGCAGTATACCGGATCCTGGCTTTCAGAAGAGCGTCTGAATTAAAGAAGATCAGCGAGAAGAAAAAGGAAGAAGTACACCAGTTGAAACTGCAATTCTTTACGAATATATCCCATGAGTTCCGTACACCGCTGACATTGATACTGGGTCCCTTGGAGAAGATGATCAGAGATGCAAAAGACAATGGTCAGCTGCATTATTTCAAACTGATGCAGAAGAATGCGTATCGTTTGCTGGACCTGGTGAATGAGGTGATGGATTTCAGGAAAGTAGAGTCAGGTGTACTGCAGTTGAAAGTGATGCCGGCTAATCCGGCTTTATTCCTGGAAGAGATCGCGGAGGAGTTCAGGGAATGGGCGGTTGAAAAGCAGATCCGGTTTACCGTAAATACGGTGCAACCACCAGAAGAAGCCTGGTTTGATAATCAGGTACTGGAGAAGATCATTTACAATCTGCTGAGTAATGCATTTAAATATACGCCTGCGGGCGGAGTGATTACCCTGGAAATGCGTAGTTCGCTGGAAGAGATAAAGCCTTCCTTTCCGCATGAACTGGCGGTGCAAAATGAGTATAAGACAGATGCTTACCTGCATATCAGGGTGGTGGATAATGGTATCGGTATTTCGAAAGAATCGATCGAGCATTTGTTTGAAAGATATTTCAGGGTGAATGAAAATCACCTGGGTTCGGGTATCGGACTGGCATTTGTGAAGAGTCTCACTTTCCTGCATAAGGGCAGTATACACGTATACAGTGAGCGGAAGCAGGGGACGGAGTTTATCATATCGATCCCTTATCAGAAGGAAGATTATGCGGAGGGAGAGCGATGGATGGGAGATCCGGCAAAGACAGCACGGCAACTGGAAAGTCTGATCTCCAATCAACGATATACGTTGACGCAGCCGGTGGAGAATGGTGTAAGTGAAGTGGAGGAGGACACTGGTCATTCGCAGGCATCATTGGCCACGATACTCGTGGTGGATGATAACAGTGAGTTACGGGAGTTTTTGAAGGGGGCATTGTTGCCGACGTATCGTATTATAGAGGCGTCCGACGGACAAATGGGTTTTGAAAAAGCAAAGGCAGAGATGCCGGATATTATCATCAGTGATGTGATGATGCCGGTACTGGACGGTATTGCTTTTTGTAAGCTGGTAAAGGATAACCTGGAGACGAGTCATATTCCGTTTATCATGCTGACAGCTAAGACGGCATTGTCTTCCAATATTGAAGGAGCCGCTTCGGGAGCTGATTTTTATTTTGGCAAACCTTTGAGTATTGAGTTGTTACTGATCACGATCAGGAATACGCTGGAACAACGCCGGAAGGCAAGGGAAAGATTCCTGAAGGATTATTATTATGAAGCGAAAGAACTGGTGACATCCACAAAGGATAAAGAGTTCATGGATACACTGCTGGAAAAGATAGAGGAGCATCTGATGGATCCGGATTTTGATATCAGTGTGCTGTGCAGTAGTATGGGGATGAGTAAAACGAACCTGTATCAGAAGATCAAGCAGCTGACGGGACAGTCCACCGGTGATTTCGTACGTACCATTCGTTTAAAGAAAGCAGCGTATATCATGTCGCATGAGGATGTACCACTGTCGGAGGTGATTTTACGGATAGGGATACAGACGCAGTCTTATTTCACGAAAGCGTTTAAGAAGGAATTCGGGAAGACGCCGACGCAGTTTTTACAGGAACTGAAGCAGTAA
- a CDS encoding alkaline phosphatase family protein translates to MKKGLVFMMLLLLTHSIFAQQAQHVVLITIDGFRPNFYMDSTWKTPHLREIAKNGVYAKGVNSVFPSMTYPSHTSIVTGVWPVKHGIYYNNQFNPNGPSNEPYWQDSSIKVPTVWSVAQQKGLKVAALLWPVSANAPVMYNIPDIGGLGDSVREVYSKPAGFIADLKKNVFDNTDRIEWGKDHNIAKIASYVIKKDQPNLMTIHFFSVDHYQHEQGREGDKVRAAIADADSSVGIIIDALKEAGIWENTVLIVTGDHGFLDVKTSVNPNVWLAKAGLINDVKTNDWKAQFCSVGGSSYLYLKDKNDTKTLKQVTDLLAGLSPEEKKLFRIIDRKQIDKVGGNPEVGLALSGENGASFGNAVKGDAVKPGHGGSHGYYPDFQEIRTGFVACGAGIKKGGMIAGMNLRDITPALAKLLQLSMKTDGNIPANLLEK, encoded by the coding sequence ATGAAAAAGGGATTAGTATTTATGATGTTATTGCTGTTGACACACAGCATCTTTGCCCAACAGGCACAACACGTGGTTTTGATCACAATTGACGGCTTCCGTCCTAACTTTTATATGGATAGCACCTGGAAGACACCGCATCTGCGTGAAATAGCTAAAAACGGCGTTTATGCGAAAGGTGTTAACAGTGTGTTTCCTTCTATGACCTATCCTTCACATACTTCGATTGTTACAGGCGTATGGCCGGTAAAACATGGTATTTACTACAACAATCAATTCAATCCGAATGGCCCTTCCAATGAGCCGTACTGGCAGGACAGTTCCATCAAAGTACCTACCGTATGGAGCGTTGCACAACAAAAAGGACTGAAAGTAGCGGCACTCCTCTGGCCGGTATCCGCCAATGCACCTGTGATGTATAATATTCCTGATATCGGCGGACTGGGCGACAGTGTGCGTGAGGTGTATTCAAAGCCAGCCGGCTTTATCGCTGATCTGAAAAAGAATGTATTTGATAATACCGACCGCATCGAATGGGGAAAAGATCATAACATCGCTAAGATCGCTTCTTATGTGATCAAAAAAGATCAGCCTAACCTGATGACCATCCACTTCTTTTCTGTGGATCATTATCAACATGAACAGGGTCGTGAAGGCGACAAAGTACGCGCTGCCATCGCTGATGCAGACAGCAGTGTAGGGATCATTATCGATGCGCTGAAAGAAGCAGGTATCTGGGAAAACACAGTACTCATCGTTACCGGCGACCACGGTTTCCTGGATGTAAAAACAAGTGTAAACCCCAATGTATGGCTGGCCAAAGCAGGACTGATCAATGATGTAAAAACAAACGACTGGAAAGCGCAATTCTGCTCAGTGGGCGGTTCCAGCTACCTGTACCTGAAAGACAAAAACGATACAAAAACACTGAAACAGGTGACCGATCTGCTGGCGGGATTATCTCCGGAAGAGAAAAAGCTGTTTCGTATCATTGATCGCAAACAGATCGATAAAGTAGGCGGCAACCCGGAAGTGGGATTAGCGCTGAGCGGAGAAAACGGCGCTTCTTTCGGGAATGCAGTGAAAGGCGATGCTGTGAAACCAGGCCATGGCGGTTCACATGGTTACTATCCTGATTTCCAGGAAATACGTACCGGCTTTGTAGCCTGTGGAGCAGGTATAAAAAAAGGTGGAATGATTGCCGGGATGAATCTGAGAGATATTACGCCTGCATTGGCGAAATTACTACAGCTGTCAATGAAGACGGACGGTAATATACCAGCGAATCTGCTGGAGAAATAA
- a CDS encoding DinB family protein, translating into MESILKPFLDLLHELYIGTGGEHSWVIDAKPGQGFTAAVKTINAQQASTPIVEGGSTIAAHTEHLRWSIYFALAFFKGKKPEGNWEESWQIREVDEAEWTKLQQDLLEAYDKLVVAIKGVTDWSNPFFVQGVLALVPHAAYHLGAVKQQLTFVQAH; encoded by the coding sequence ATGGAGTCCATTCTGAAACCCTTCTTAGATTTATTACATGAGCTGTACATAGGCACAGGCGGTGAACATTCCTGGGTTATTGACGCCAAGCCGGGTCAGGGCTTTACAGCCGCTGTTAAAACCATTAATGCCCAACAGGCGTCTACTCCTATTGTAGAAGGCGGGTCTACTATTGCGGCGCATACAGAGCATCTGCGCTGGAGCATCTATTTTGCACTGGCGTTTTTTAAAGGGAAAAAGCCTGAAGGGAACTGGGAGGAAAGCTGGCAGATCCGTGAAGTAGATGAAGCGGAGTGGACGAAGTTGCAGCAGGATTTGCTGGAGGCATATGACAAACTGGTAGTGGCAATTAAGGGTGTGACGGATTGGTCTAATCCTTTCTTCGTACAGGGTGTACTTGCTTTGGTACCACACGCGGCTTATCATCTGGGCGCAGTGAAACAACAATTAACGTTTGTGCAAGCTCATTAA
- a CDS encoding SusC/RagA family TonB-linked outer membrane protein has protein sequence MKITKRGFHGIIYLIVALLAGLSASAQQTVRGILRSATGEAIPGATIAVKKAGTVAIADSAGHFSIKALTGDTLVVSFVGFKRQEIRVPSAGSLNIILQESVSTLSDVVVIGYGTRAQKDLTGSIATVSSKDFQQGAITTPDQLVTGKVAGVVITPNSGAPGAGGTIRIRGGTSLNASNNPLIVVDGVPLTSEGVSGVANPLSLINPNDIESFNILKDASATAIYGNRASNGVIIITTKSGSSGKLKVTFNTVLSESIRRNEIGVLNGDEFRHLIAQKGNDEEKALVGTANTDWQDQIFQKAFGGDYNLGLSGGIKKLPYRLSIGHTYQDGILKTSNIKRTSASLNLNPSFFDNTLKVTINLKGVYQKSRFANEGAIGAAIGFDPTQPVYASNKYGNFFEWLNASTGIPIELATKNPLGQLLLNSSLSDVYRSIGNIKVDYKLPFLPALTATANAGYDISKTEGNGFVPAYAALSYQRGGSMTEYSQRRKDKLFDFYLTYNKELKELASKFDVTAGYSYQDFFRGSPAYPVRNANGDVINIPVADSSRNTLVSFFARANYSLLDRYLLTASFRRDGSSRFGPANHWGDFSSIALAWRIKEESFLKNAHLFSDLKVRVGYGVTGNQDIGLAYPFLPIYTQGANNVQYPFGNGAYYTYRAEAYDPNIRWEQTAAWNAGLDYGFLNNRITGTLDFYYKKTKDLLADIPTAAGANLSNHVLTNVGNIESKGVELAINATIIEKQRLNWKAGFNISYNQNKILKLSNVSDSSSEGILTGGISGGTGNSIQINTVGYSPQTFYVYKQVYGPDGRPVEGVYEKPGEGSNMFYRYKSANPKLTMGFTSQFNYDHWDLSFVLRSNIGNYVYNNIRSAGGAYNSIRTSMGYMGNVNRDYLNAGFSNSQYSSDYYVENASFLRMDNLSLGYNFGKILRNTASLRVNAIVQNVFVVTKYSGLDPEIFSGIDNNPYPKPRIYSLGINIAY, from the coding sequence ATGAAAATTACAAAAAGGGGATTCCACGGTATCATCTATCTTATTGTTGCCTTGTTAGCCGGACTGTCAGCATCAGCCCAGCAAACTGTCAGGGGGATACTCCGGTCTGCCACCGGAGAAGCTATTCCGGGAGCAACTATTGCAGTAAAAAAAGCAGGCACCGTCGCCATTGCCGATTCGGCTGGCCATTTTTCCATCAAAGCACTGACAGGCGATACCCTTGTCGTAAGCTTTGTAGGTTTTAAAAGGCAGGAAATCAGGGTACCTTCCGCCGGCTCCTTAAACATCATTCTCCAGGAGTCCGTATCAACGCTCAGCGACGTCGTCGTGATCGGATACGGTACCCGGGCACAGAAAGACCTGACCGGCTCCATCGCTACCGTCAGTTCGAAGGACTTCCAGCAGGGCGCCATCACTACCCCCGATCAACTGGTAACCGGTAAAGTCGCCGGCGTAGTCATTACGCCCAACAGCGGCGCGCCGGGTGCAGGTGGTACTATCCGTATCAGAGGGGGTACCTCCCTTAATGCGAGTAATAACCCGCTGATTGTGGTAGACGGGGTACCGCTGACCAGCGAAGGGGTCTCTGGCGTCGCCAACCCACTCAGTCTGATCAACCCGAACGATATTGAGTCGTTTAACATCCTCAAAGACGCCTCCGCTACCGCCATCTATGGTAACAGAGCCTCCAACGGGGTGATCATCATTACGACCAAAAGCGGCTCTTCCGGCAAACTGAAAGTCACTTTCAATACCGTCCTGTCCGAATCCATCAGAAGAAACGAAATCGGCGTCCTGAACGGCGACGAATTCCGTCACCTGATCGCCCAAAAGGGTAACGACGAAGAAAAAGCACTTGTAGGCACCGCCAACACCGACTGGCAGGACCAGATCTTTCAGAAAGCCTTTGGAGGGGACTATAACCTCGGGCTCTCCGGTGGTATCAAAAAACTGCCCTATCGACTGTCCATCGGTCATACCTACCAGGATGGTATCCTGAAAACCAGCAACATCAAACGGACTTCCGCTTCCCTGAACCTGAATCCATCTTTCTTCGACAACACCTTAAAGGTCACTATCAACCTGAAAGGCGTTTACCAGAAATCCCGGTTTGCCAATGAAGGTGCTATCGGGGCAGCCATCGGATTCGATCCTACCCAGCCGGTATATGCCAGCAATAAGTATGGTAATTTCTTCGAATGGCTGAACGCTTCTACCGGTATTCCTATCGAACTGGCCACCAAAAACCCACTGGGTCAGCTATTGTTGAATTCCAGCCTCAGCGATGTATACAGAAGCATCGGCAATATCAAAGTGGACTATAAACTACCTTTCCTGCCTGCGCTGACAGCCACCGCCAATGCCGGCTATGATATCTCTAAAACGGAAGGAAACGGCTTTGTACCGGCTTATGCCGCCCTCTCCTACCAGCGGGGTGGTTCCATGACGGAATACTCCCAACGGAGAAAAGACAAACTCTTTGATTTCTATCTGACCTATAACAAGGAACTGAAAGAACTGGCCAGTAAGTTTGATGTCACTGCCGGTTACTCCTACCAGGATTTCTTCAGAGGTAGCCCTGCCTACCCGGTAAGAAACGCCAACGGTGATGTGATCAATATTCCTGTGGCAGATTCCAGCCGCAATACACTGGTCTCTTTCTTCGCCCGCGCTAACTATAGCTTACTGGATCGCTACCTGCTGACAGCCTCCTTCCGACGGGATGGTTCTTCCCGTTTCGGTCCAGCCAATCACTGGGGTGACTTTTCCTCCATCGCACTGGCCTGGCGGATTAAAGAGGAAAGCTTCCTGAAAAACGCCCATCTCTTCTCCGACCTGAAAGTACGTGTAGGTTACGGTGTCACCGGTAATCAGGATATCGGTCTGGCATATCCTTTCCTGCCCATTTATACCCAGGGAGCTAATAATGTACAATATCCTTTCGGCAACGGTGCTTACTACACCTACCGTGCAGAAGCCTATGACCCGAATATCAGATGGGAACAGACTGCCGCCTGGAATGCTGGTCTGGACTATGGCTTCCTGAACAACAGGATAACTGGTACCCTCGATTTCTATTATAAAAAGACCAAAGACCTGCTGGCTGATATTCCTACCGCTGCCGGTGCGAATCTCAGTAACCACGTGCTGACCAACGTCGGTAATATTGAAAGTAAAGGTGTTGAACTCGCTATCAATGCCACCATCATCGAAAAGCAGCGACTGAACTGGAAAGCCGGTTTCAATATCAGCTACAACCAGAACAAAATCCTGAAACTGTCCAATGTCTCCGATTCCAGCTCTGAAGGTATCCTCACAGGCGGTATCTCCGGCGGTACAGGCAACAGTATCCAGATCAACACCGTTGGCTATTCACCACAAACCTTCTATGTCTATAAACAGGTGTATGGCCCCGATGGCCGTCCGGTAGAAGGCGTCTATGAGAAACCCGGCGAAGGCAGCAACATGTTCTACAGATATAAATCAGCGAACCCTAAACTGACCATGGGCTTTACCTCCCAGTTCAATTACGATCACTGGGACCTCTCCTTCGTATTACGCAGTAACATCGGCAACTATGTATACAACAACATCCGCTCTGCCGGTGGTGCTTACAATAGTATAAGGACATCCATGGGCTACATGGGTAACGTAAACAGGGACTATCTGAATGCGGGTTTCAGCAACAGCCAGTATTCATCCGACTACTATGTGGAAAACGCTTCTTTCCTGCGGATGGACAATTTATCCCTGGGTTACAACTTCGGAAAGATCCTGCGGAATACAGCTTCTCTGCGTGTAAATGCCATCGTGCAGAATGTATTTGTCGTTACAAAATACAGCGGACTCGATCCGGAGATCTTCAGTGGTATTGACAACAATCCTTATCCAAAACCACGCATCTATTCTCTCGGTATCAACATCGCTTATTAA
- a CDS encoding ADP-ribosylglycohydrolase family protein, with amino-acid sequence MQITDDPNSMFREIINAGGDTDTNAAIAGQIAGTLVGLTGIPPELREQLHALPEYEWMRGIINSTRLQLRNRTL; translated from the coding sequence GTGCAGATTACCGACGATCCAAATAGCATGTTCAGGGAGATCATCAACGCAGGTGGAGATACAGATACCAATGCGGCTATTGCAGGTCAGATCGCAGGTACTTTAGTGGGGTTAACCGGCATTCCCCCGGAGCTTAGAGAACAATTACACGCTTTACCTGAATACGAATGGATGCGGGGCATTATCAACAGCACCCGTCTTCAATTAAGAAACCGGACTCTCTAA
- a CDS encoding family 43 glycosylhydrolase, whose translation MKKLHLLCLSALMLLLSGPGCKKAEDKQDRLNGAAAFKGLTALAASPIFTNALPSIDNGSYYDPWVIRVGAYYYYCGSDGGRLWIAKSATLQNLLQQQKSYIFTPPGGTLYSSNLWAPELHYRSGRWYVYFAADNGDNANHRMHVLEGGTDANDPLNGGYAYKAKLTPTTDRWAIDGSPFDFNGQQYFVWSGWEGTTNVSQYIYIARMSNPYTISGERVEISRPDYGWEQVGSPTVNEGPTPLISGSTVNIIYSASGSWTNDYCLGRLTCTNGNLMAKSSWTKPSSAAFSRFGNVFGPGHASFVKSPDGIQSWIVYHAANYDGAGWDRRVMAQQFAWDGDIPFFGYPIEKGIPIPSPSTGPEYAMPVANGVYRIKSKVTSQCIDVPNASNTAGLQIQQWTDNNTNAQKWTFTSLGNGYYKITNVASGLNLDNAGGSTSAGNILIQWTDNGNIAQHWRVQDMGNGYFKLINRRSLLAIDVPNSNQTPGTKLQQWYENQYDAELWQIIP comes from the coding sequence ATGAAAAAACTTCATTTGTTATGCCTTTCCGCGTTAATGCTGCTCTTATCAGGTCCGGGTTGTAAAAAAGCAGAAGATAAACAGGACCGGCTGAATGGCGCTGCTGCCTTCAAAGGTCTCACTGCTCTTGCTGCATCTCCCATTTTTACCAACGCATTACCCTCTATTGACAATGGTAGCTATTATGATCCATGGGTCATCCGTGTGGGCGCTTATTATTACTATTGCGGCTCTGACGGAGGCCGCCTGTGGATTGCGAAATCTGCTACCTTGCAGAACTTATTACAACAGCAGAAAAGCTACATCTTTACGCCGCCGGGAGGCACGCTCTATTCCTCTAACTTATGGGCGCCCGAGCTGCATTACCGTAGCGGAAGATGGTATGTTTATTTCGCTGCGGACAATGGCGATAATGCCAATCACCGTATGCACGTATTGGAAGGTGGCACTGATGCCAACGATCCTTTAAACGGCGGTTATGCTTACAAAGCGAAACTTACTCCTACTACCGATCGCTGGGCGATAGACGGTTCTCCTTTCGACTTTAACGGACAACAATACTTTGTCTGGTCTGGTTGGGAAGGTACCACCAATGTTTCCCAGTACATCTACATCGCCAGAATGAGCAATCCTTACACAATTTCTGGCGAAAGGGTAGAGATCTCAAGACCTGATTATGGCTGGGAACAGGTCGGTTCGCCTACTGTCAACGAAGGTCCCACACCATTGATCAGTGGCAGTACCGTGAATATTATCTACTCTGCAAGCGGTAGCTGGACCAACGATTACTGCCTGGGGCGTCTTACCTGCACAAACGGCAACCTGATGGCTAAGTCCTCCTGGACCAAACCCTCTTCTGCCGCCTTCTCACGATTCGGAAACGTATTTGGTCCTGGTCATGCCTCGTTTGTAAAATCGCCTGATGGTATCCAGTCATGGATCGTGTACCATGCTGCTAACTATGACGGCGCTGGCTGGGATAGAAGAGTGATGGCGCAGCAATTCGCCTGGGATGGAGATATTCCTTTCTTCGGCTATCCGATTGAAAAAGGGATTCCGATACCTTCTCCTTCAACCGGTCCTGAATATGCAATGCCTGTTGCCAATGGTGTGTACAGGATCAAGTCTAAAGTCACCTCCCAGTGTATTGATGTGCCTAACGCAAGTAATACCGCTGGGCTCCAGATACAACAATGGACAGACAACAACACCAACGCACAGAAATGGACATTTACCAGTCTGGGGAACGGTTATTATAAGATCACCAACGTGGCTTCCGGCTTAAACCTCGATAACGCGGGTGGTTCAACAAGTGCAGGGAATATCCTAATTCAGTGGACAGACAATGGCAATATCGCTCAACACTGGCGGGTACAGGATATGGGCAACGGCTATTTCAAACTGATCAACCGCAGGAGCCTGCTGGCAATTGATGTACCTAACAGTAATCAGACGCCTGGAACGAAATTGCAACAGTGGTACGAGAACCAATACGATGCAGAGTTGTGGCAAATTATACCTTAG